From Cyanobium sp. ATX 6F1, a single genomic window includes:
- a CDS encoding DUF3955 domain-containing protein yields the protein MKRTFIRLSLLLIVGALACAVAYRLIGVRVDADGIVREAFPLIPIGFFLGGAGVVTGIAGLLWRKDDKRR from the coding sequence ATGAAGCGAACCTTCATTCGCCTCTCCTTACTGCTGATTGTTGGTGCCTTGGCCTGTGCCGTGGCCTACCGACTGATCGGGGTCCGGGTCGATGCCGATGGCATCGTCCGGGAGGCTTTTCCTCTGATCCCGATCGGTTTCTTTCTGGGTGGAGCGGGCGTGGTGACGGGGATCGCGGGGCTGTTGTGGCGTAAGGACGACAAGCGCCGTTGA
- a CDS encoding ABC transporter substrate-binding protein: protein MSGARALGLVALLAALTGCGPGADTKPLNLSAGLPVGAALALTGNANVYGQDQQIGLQLAQESIKGPGGKPVALRLEDGGSDEQSATTAFNLLIEGGAIALIGPTLSQQAFAADPIAQRRGVPVVAPSNTASGIPEIGHFISRVSAQSSVIAPLSIAKALELHPGIKRAAVFYAHDDAYSTSETTIFQKALSAKGLPPVTVQRTQLNDQDFQNQITAALRLKPDLIVLSLQAVDGGNLIRQLRELGYRGVIVVGNGMNTPNIYPICQKHCDGILIAQAYSPELDTPANKEFVRRFKAAKGGAIPPQLTAQAFTALQVITEAADRLDRRQPLAKLSLKAARAALNSELLSGRYQTPLGEIGFTANGEVVQKQFFVAQVRMEPGGRTGRFALLN, encoded by the coding sequence GTGAGCGGGGCTCGCGCTCTGGGCCTGGTGGCCCTGCTGGCGGCGCTCACGGGCTGCGGCCCGGGAGCTGACACCAAGCCCCTGAACCTCAGCGCCGGCCTGCCCGTGGGGGCGGCCCTGGCGCTGACCGGCAACGCCAATGTCTACGGCCAGGACCAGCAGATCGGCTTGCAGCTGGCCCAGGAGAGCATCAAGGGACCGGGCGGCAAGCCCGTGGCCCTGCGCCTCGAAGACGGCGGCAGCGACGAGCAGAGCGCCACGACGGCCTTCAACCTGCTGATCGAGGGCGGCGCCATCGCCCTGATCGGCCCCACCCTCTCCCAGCAGGCCTTCGCCGCCGATCCGATCGCCCAGCGCCGGGGCGTGCCCGTGGTGGCCCCCTCCAACACCGCCAGCGGCATCCCCGAGATCGGCCACTTCATCAGCCGCGTCTCGGCCCAGAGCTCGGTGATCGCGCCGCTTTCGATCGCCAAAGCGCTCGAACTCCACCCGGGAATCAAGCGGGCGGCGGTGTTCTACGCCCACGACGACGCCTACAGCACCTCGGAAACCACCATCTTCCAGAAGGCCCTGAGCGCCAAGGGGCTGCCTCCGGTGACGGTGCAGCGCACCCAGCTCAACGACCAGGACTTCCAGAACCAGATCACCGCCGCCCTGCGCCTGAAGCCCGACCTGATCGTGCTCTCGCTGCAGGCCGTGGACGGGGGCAACCTGATCCGCCAGCTCAGGGAGCTGGGCTACCGGGGCGTAATCGTGGTCGGTAACGGCATGAACACCCCGAACATCTACCCGATCTGCCAGAAGCACTGCGATGGCATCCTGATCGCCCAGGCCTACAGCCCCGAACTCGATACCCCCGCGAACAAGGAGTTCGTGCGTCGTTTCAAGGCGGCCAAGGGCGGGGCGATCCCGCCCCAGCTCACGGCCCAGGCCTTCACCGCCCTGCAGGTGATCACCGAGGCGGCCGATCGCCTCGATCGCCGCCAGCCCCTGGCCAAGCTCAGCCTCAAGGCCGCGCGCGCCGCCCTCAACAGCGAACTGCTCTCGGGCCGCTACCAGACCCCGCTGGGGGAGATCGGTTTCACCGCCAACGGTGAGGTGGTGCAGAAGCAGTTCTTCGTCGCCCAGGTGCGCATGGAGCCGGGGGGCCGCACGGGCCGCTTCGCCCTGCTGAACTGA
- a CDS encoding DUF86 domain-containing protein — MIEPRDRDALGDILTAIRRVQGFPIPDRETFLASDLLQDAVVRNLEIIGEATKRLSDSCRQNHPQIPWREMAGMRDVLIHAYDRVDLEEVWITLSEQLPALLEQIEPVLSL; from the coding sequence GTGATCGAGCCGAGGGACCGCGATGCCCTGGGCGACATTCTGACCGCGATCCGGCGGGTTCAAGGATTCCCCATCCCCGATCGAGAGACGTTTCTGGCCAGCGACCTTTTACAGGACGCGGTGGTGCGCAATCTTGAGATCATTGGAGAAGCCACAAAGCGCCTGAGCGACTCCTGCCGTCAGAACCACCCGCAGATTCCCTGGCGGGAGATGGCGGGGATGCGGGATGTGCTGATCCATGCCTACGACCGCGTGGACCTCGAAGAAGTGTGGATCACGTTGAGCGAGCAATTGCCAGCGCTGCTGGAGCAGATCGAGCCTGTGCTCAGCCTTTGA
- a CDS encoding DUF1651 domain-containing protein has translation MAISKGPPLSPKDGWLSDGRQVLRFRPTRWRRTYQRLEITKGELLPGEPVPLLKNRREISRDDALKLWAAKRQEGWSPCEPQW, from the coding sequence ATGGCCATCAGCAAGGGACCACCCCTGTCGCCCAAAGACGGGTGGCTCAGCGACGGCCGCCAGGTGCTGCGCTTTCGCCCAACCCGCTGGCGGCGCACCTACCAACGGCTGGAGATCACCAAGGGAGAGTTACTCCCCGGCGAACCGGTGCCGTTGCTCAAGAACCGCCGGGAGATCAGCCGGGATGACGCCCTCAAGCTGTGGGCCGCCAAGCGCCAGGAGGGCTGGAGCCCCTGCGAGCCCCAGTGGTGA
- a CDS encoding CPBP family intramembrane glutamic endopeptidase codes for MKNTKTLWIALAVFVGWLMVTIGGGASRGGGSSSLNDMVSRGLAWQFVAAIGFLCLVTVIFGLKEIGFRTPDWGFALRILWLPGLMIVLFFSLALVLGLPGLVTTFWVALNTLLVGISEEWMFRGIIFKGLTDRFSVWKAVWFSSLVFGGVHALNVFVTGELQAGLIQAAAASFSGILFAAIRVRTQSLYPVILTHALWDFAVFMVISSGHKAAGTGAQSSVGLSILAPLLLAAPGFFYGLYLLRRVKQLDNGQPV; via the coding sequence ATGAAAAACACTAAGACTCTCTGGATCGCGTTGGCAGTCTTTGTTGGATGGCTGATGGTCACCATCGGAGGTGGTGCCAGTCGCGGTGGAGGCAGCTCCTCCTTGAACGACATGGTCAGTCGCGGATTGGCCTGGCAATTCGTTGCCGCTATCGGGTTTCTTTGTCTGGTCACGGTGATCTTTGGCCTGAAAGAGATTGGGTTCCGTACCCCGGATTGGGGATTCGCCTTGCGGATCCTGTGGTTGCCTGGCCTGATGATTGTGCTCTTCTTCTCCCTTGCCCTCGTGCTTGGACTTCCGGGTCTGGTCACGACATTCTGGGTAGCGCTGAACACCTTGCTGGTTGGCATTTCTGAGGAATGGATGTTCCGTGGAATCATCTTCAAAGGCTTGACAGACCGTTTCTCTGTATGGAAAGCCGTCTGGTTCTCGTCATTGGTGTTCGGTGGGGTTCACGCGCTGAATGTTTTTGTCACCGGTGAACTTCAGGCAGGCTTGATCCAAGCAGCCGCAGCGAGCTTCAGTGGGATTCTGTTCGCTGCCATCCGTGTGCGTACTCAATCGCTCTACCCGGTGATCCTTACGCACGCCCTATGGGACTTTGCCGTTTTCATGGTGATATCCTCAGGGCACAAGGCCGCAGGCACTGGAGCGCAGTCTTCCGTAGGTCTGAGCATTCTTGCTCCCCTACTCCTCGCTGCACCTGGATTCTTCTATGGACTCTATCTTCTTCGCAGGGTTAAGCAGCTGGACAACGGACAACCTGTTTAG
- a CDS encoding nucleotidyltransferase family protein: protein MRLDDLLAQAPRIREIATAHGASNVAAFGSVARDQAGADSDLDLLVDLPARTGLLERIALKLALEDTLHCRVDLIRRRNLKPAVLASAERDAIPL, encoded by the coding sequence ATGCGCCTCGACGACCTGCTGGCCCAGGCTCCAAGGATCAGGGAGATCGCGACTGCGCACGGCGCAAGCAATGTGGCGGCGTTTGGCTCGGTGGCCCGTGATCAAGCTGGAGCCGACAGTGACCTGGATCTCCTGGTGGATCTGCCTGCACGCACGGGTCTGCTCGAGCGCATCGCCCTGAAGTTGGCTTTGGAAGACACGTTGCACTGCCGCGTGGATTTGATTCGCCGACGCAATCTCAAGCCAGCCGTCCTGGCTTCTGCCGAGCGGGACGCCATTCCCCTGTGA
- a CDS encoding MlaD family protein: MNEPRPTSRPAWLPRWSVEAVGTGLSWAVPVGALLLGVWMLNATWQQQSWVARSFAVRFRTTDASGIWPGVNVTLSGFRVGRVEKVTLGMDGKVAVDLRIAETYRRLIGPASRAERYQEGLIGASQIALTPDVLPPGKEPPRSGLLIPFEQGPDLAQLLEEIAATRLKLNRTLEGTASVAERDVPRAINSFQSTMQDLRRLSSRLELETGRTAATTRQTLQVYEGTAQRIDNTGAAARKATEEALALMREAHPPLVDTLREVRALSRRLNLLLESFGVKDESPQLSPSGPRSGGSAGGGKE; the protein is encoded by the coding sequence ATGAACGAACCCCGTCCGACTTCAAGGCCCGCCTGGCTGCCGCGCTGGTCGGTGGAGGCGGTGGGCACGGGTCTGAGCTGGGCGGTGCCGGTTGGCGCCCTGCTGCTGGGTGTCTGGATGCTGAACGCCACCTGGCAGCAGCAGAGCTGGGTGGCCCGCAGTTTTGCCGTGCGTTTTCGCACCACCGATGCCAGCGGCATCTGGCCGGGCGTGAACGTCACTCTCTCCGGCTTCCGGGTGGGGCGGGTGGAGAAGGTGACGTTGGGCATGGACGGGAAGGTGGCGGTGGATCTGCGTATCGCCGAGACGTACCGCCGCCTGATCGGTCCTGCCAGCCGTGCCGAGCGTTACCAGGAGGGGCTGATCGGCGCCAGCCAGATCGCCCTCACCCCGGATGTACTGCCGCCTGGGAAGGAACCACCCCGCAGCGGTCTGCTGATTCCTTTTGAGCAGGGGCCCGACCTCGCCCAGCTGCTCGAAGAGATCGCCGCCACCCGGCTCAAGCTCAACCGCACCCTGGAGGGCACGGCCTCGGTCGCCGAGCGCGATGTGCCCCGGGCGATCAACAGTTTCCAGTCAACGATGCAGGACCTCAGGCGTCTCAGCAGCCGTCTGGAGCTGGAAACCGGCCGTACCGCCGCCACCACCCGTCAGACGCTGCAGGTGTACGAAGGCACCGCCCAACGGATCGACAACACCGGCGCTGCCGCCCGCAAGGCCACCGAAGAAGCTCTGGCGCTGATGCGTGAGGCCCACCCGCCACTGGTGGACACCCTGCGCGAGGTGAGAGCCCTGTCCCGTCGCCTCAATCTGCTGCTGGAGTCGTTCGGGGTGAAGGATGAATCTCCGCAGCTCTCGCCATCCGGACCCCGTTCAGGTGGGAGCGCCGGTGGTGGGAAAGAATGA
- a CDS encoding galactose oxidase: MELSIEEWPYLDEAVLRPSRSRKVCMTCHFFRHHTGVNCIPLLTCQLHQGLLTQGEHLTHRCQGWTDDMTRQRGWCPEVA; encoded by the coding sequence TTGGAGCTGTCTATCGAGGAGTGGCCCTATCTCGATGAGGCTGTGCTGCGCCCCAGCCGCAGCCGCAAGGTCTGCATGACCTGCCACTTCTTTCGCCACCACACCGGGGTGAACTGCATCCCCCTGCTCACCTGTCAGTTGCACCAGGGACTGCTGACCCAGGGGGAGCACCTCACCCATCGCTGTCAGGGCTGGACCGACGACATGACGCGCCAGCGGGGCTGGTGCCCGGAGGTGGCCTGA
- a CDS encoding thermonuclease family protein: MVSPSPIESTVAEVISGVNINLALVEDGMAFANRKYLGQCNAKEYLEAEDRASRSRYGVWQVPGGITRPWDFRRGRTAGRSARTTESIPGGWRVRASRRNTIGWPEVVAPPASRSSVLTPASSARPRNAT; this comes from the coding sequence ATGGTGTCGCCGTCACCGATCGAGAGCACCGTGGCCGAGGTGATCAGTGGTGTGAACATCAACCTGGCCCTGGTGGAAGACGGCATGGCCTTTGCCAACCGGAAATACCTGGGCCAGTGCAACGCCAAGGAGTATCTGGAGGCCGAGGACCGGGCTTCCCGCAGCCGCTATGGCGTGTGGCAGGTGCCCGGCGGCATCACCCGCCCCTGGGACTTCCGCCGTGGCCGAACAGCAGGGCGATCAGCAAGAACGACAGAGTCGATTCCTGGTGGCTGGAGGGTGAGGGCATCGAGGAGAAACACCATCGGCTGGCCAGAAGTGGTCGCCCCGCCAGCCAGCAGATCGTCGGTGCTGACCCCGGCGTCTTCTGCCCGGCCCAGAAACGCCACCTGA
- a CDS encoding ABC transporter permease: MLHRVRHELLRAAPLALVIGGVIGAGLTRGLMEPLRQGSTFALETTSFVTAQIFSPLVVNLVWIGCCVPARVELASRIQARPGAHILGPRLATAMLAALLLLPYFILAAFTASVLASPRPDLTEQLPLFLGSLTPWVVSSAVLRTLLMAAASASLCHIIGKRCRQHPEELAALISTSIVNCALSVVLLEVFWLAVVPPSFNGRP, encoded by the coding sequence ATGCTGCACCGGGTTCGGCATGAACTGCTCAGAGCCGCGCCGCTGGCGCTGGTGATCGGTGGCGTGATCGGCGCCGGGCTCACCCGCGGGCTGATGGAGCCCCTGCGCCAGGGCAGCACCTTCGCCCTGGAAACCACCAGCTTCGTCACCGCCCAGATCTTCTCACCGCTGGTGGTGAACCTGGTCTGGATCGGCTGCTGCGTTCCGGCCAGGGTGGAACTGGCCAGCCGGATTCAGGCCAGGCCAGGCGCCCACATCCTCGGGCCTCGCCTGGCCACGGCGATGCTGGCGGCCCTGCTGCTGCTTCCCTATTTCATCCTGGCTGCGTTCACCGCCAGCGTGCTCGCTTCCCCCCGGCCCGATCTCACCGAGCAACTGCCCCTGTTCCTCGGATCGCTGACTCCATGGGTGGTGAGCAGCGCCGTGCTGCGCACCCTGCTGATGGCGGCGGCATCGGCCAGCCTCTGCCACATCATCGGCAAACGCTGCCGCCAGCATCCGGAGGAACTGGCCGCCCTGATCAGCACATCGATCGTGAACTGCGCTCTTTCGGTGGTGTTGCTGGAGGTGTTCTGGCTCGCCGTCGTTCCTCCCAGCTTCAACGGAAGGCCATGA
- a CDS encoding FAD-linked oxidase C-terminal domain-containing protein, giving the protein MTPDWPRLERRLRNVLPERAVVAKPQELLTYDSDGLSLHRQAPPLVVLPESTEQVAAVLRACHELAVPFVARGSGTGLSGGAVDEQGAVVVVTSRMRRVLQVDLANQRITVEPGVINSWVTRAVAGEGYYYAPDPSSQVVCSIGGNVAENSGGVHCLKYGVTSNHVLELEVVLPDGTVTRLGGPLAEMPGLDLRGVFIGSEGTLGIATAITLRLLRAPQSVEVLLADFVSMEAAGEAVRAVTAAGVLPAGMEIMDNFTLNAVDDLFGADEYPRDAAAVLLIELDGQAQEVAAAAALTRDLCLRSGARSIRQAVDAADRALLWKGRKSAFAAVGRITPTYYVQDGVVPRSALPSVLAAIDALSAAYGLRVANVFHAGDGNLHPLILYDRHELGVEAKVQELGGEILRLCVQAGGSITGEHGVGSDKRCYLDWMFAPDDLATMQLVRRAFDPEGRANPGKIFPTPKSCGESSRRAETIRLEVPATGRPVLEVF; this is encoded by the coding sequence GTGACCCCGGATTGGCCCCGCCTTGAACGGCGGCTGAGGAACGTTCTGCCGGAGCGGGCCGTGGTGGCCAAGCCCCAGGAGCTGCTCACCTACGACAGCGATGGACTCAGCCTGCACCGCCAGGCGCCGCCGCTGGTGGTGCTGCCCGAGAGCACCGAACAGGTGGCGGCCGTGTTGCGCGCCTGTCATGAGCTGGCGGTGCCGTTCGTGGCCCGGGGCAGCGGCACCGGCCTCTCGGGCGGGGCCGTGGACGAGCAGGGGGCGGTGGTGGTGGTCACCAGCCGCATGCGCAGGGTGCTGCAGGTGGATCTGGCCAACCAGCGGATCACCGTCGAGCCCGGGGTGATCAACAGCTGGGTCACCCGGGCCGTGGCCGGCGAGGGCTACTACTACGCCCCCGATCCCTCCAGCCAGGTGGTGTGCTCCATCGGCGGCAACGTGGCCGAGAACTCCGGCGGCGTGCACTGCCTCAAGTACGGGGTCACCAGCAACCATGTGCTGGAGCTCGAGGTGGTGCTCCCCGACGGCACGGTCACCCGCCTGGGCGGGCCGCTGGCGGAGATGCCCGGCCTCGACCTGCGCGGGGTGTTCATCGGCAGCGAGGGCACCCTGGGCATTGCCACGGCGATCACCCTGCGGCTGCTGCGGGCGCCCCAGTCGGTGGAGGTGCTGCTGGCGGATTTCGTCTCGATGGAGGCGGCCGGCGAGGCGGTGCGGGCGGTCACGGCCGCGGGGGTGCTGCCGGCGGGGATGGAGATCATGGACAACTTCACGCTCAACGCCGTCGATGACCTGTTCGGCGCCGACGAATACCCGCGTGATGCGGCGGCGGTGCTGCTGATCGAGCTCGACGGCCAGGCCCAGGAGGTGGCCGCGGCGGCCGCCCTGACCCGCGACCTCTGCCTCCGCTCGGGGGCGCGCTCAATCCGCCAGGCGGTGGATGCGGCCGATCGGGCCCTGCTCTGGAAGGGCCGCAAGTCGGCCTTCGCGGCCGTGGGCCGCATCACCCCCACTTACTACGTGCAGGACGGCGTCGTGCCCCGCAGCGCCCTGCCTTCGGTGCTGGCGGCGATCGATGCGCTCAGTGCCGCCTATGGCCTGCGGGTGGCCAACGTGTTCCACGCCGGCGACGGCAACCTGCACCCGCTGATCCTCTACGACCGCCACGAGCTGGGGGTGGAGGCGAAGGTGCAGGAGCTGGGGGGAGAGATTCTGCGGCTGTGCGTGCAGGCCGGCGGCAGCATCACCGGCGAGCACGGCGTGGGCTCCGACAAGCGCTGCTACCTCGACTGGATGTTCGCCCCCGACGATCTGGCCACCATGCAGCTGGTGCGCCGCGCCTTCGACCCCGAGGGCCGCGCCAACCCGGGCAAGATCTTCCCCACCCCGAAGAGCTGCGGCGAGTCGTCCCGCCGGGCCGAGACGATCAGGCTGGAGGTGCCAGCTACGGGGCGGCCGGTGCTGGAGGTGTTCTGA
- a CDS encoding ShlB/FhaC/HecB family hemolysin secretion/activation protein, with product MGPATAQSLPSGGIQRYERDQRLRQQLDEQNRQQLERLRQQEKQPTVPQEPVVAPTDQQAQWRYSAVRLDGVTVPWKSELESLAATYLNRSISLDDLEQLRASIRDTYRRHSLLALVTINPSAGGDGLLVITVVEAHMGEVSVDGNLRHHLKNGIAEAMVRASLPKGSLFRIDKLTSALLKLNDMAGVRVRSTLRKGTGAGLTDVLLSIEDGDRSSGELHVGNEINRFLGSTNVDLTLTAANWMGRGDQLTANGQWWLNSYNTGNLVGSLAFQAPISPDGLQLNAFGNYNNYRLLDELYSSDINGYTANLRIGLQQPLWRRPMQSLWVGLSAEANTYVDKVQEVEIRNKDSQVGRLSLIAQKQDSILGTGLNTAFLQYSFGNLDRSGNSDDFLLDQFTAGTDGVFNKVLLVYSRYQVFSPRWQGKLFVQAQKGFNNLDGAEKMSLGYPNGVRAYPPGEAPGDSGFSGQLELIYKATSQLSFVAFLDGGYIWRWNDPFPGALQPNSYGLAGTGIGADLGTPGEWLASLKLAFPIGNNPASLNDTDADGFNKSLRVWGSLRLWF from the coding sequence ATGGGCCCTGCCACCGCCCAATCCCTGCCCTCCGGGGGGATTCAGCGTTATGAGCGCGACCAACGCCTCCGCCAGCAGCTGGATGAGCAGAACCGCCAGCAGCTCGAGCGCCTGAGGCAACAGGAGAAACAACCGACGGTTCCCCAGGAGCCTGTGGTCGCACCCACCGACCAGCAGGCCCAGTGGCGCTACAGCGCCGTGCGCCTCGATGGGGTGACGGTGCCCTGGAAGAGCGAGCTGGAGAGCCTGGCGGCCACCTACTTGAACCGGTCGATCAGCCTCGATGACCTTGAACAGCTGCGCGCCTCGATTCGCGACACCTACCGGCGCCACAGCCTGCTGGCGCTCGTCACGATCAACCCTTCCGCTGGTGGTGACGGCTTGCTGGTGATCACGGTGGTGGAGGCCCACATGGGCGAGGTTTCCGTGGACGGCAACCTGCGCCATCACCTCAAGAACGGCATCGCTGAGGCCATGGTGCGGGCCAGCCTGCCGAAGGGCTCCCTGTTTCGCATCGACAAGCTGACCTCCGCCCTGCTCAAGCTCAACGACATGGCAGGGGTGAGGGTGCGCTCCACCCTGCGCAAGGGAACCGGCGCCGGCCTCACCGATGTGCTGCTGAGCATTGAGGACGGCGATCGCAGCAGTGGTGAGCTCCATGTGGGCAATGAAATTAACCGATTCCTGGGCTCAACCAATGTCGATCTCACCCTCACCGCGGCCAACTGGATGGGCCGAGGAGACCAACTCACAGCCAATGGCCAGTGGTGGCTGAATAGTTACAACACGGGCAATCTCGTGGGTTCCCTCGCCTTTCAGGCACCGATCTCTCCAGATGGCCTGCAACTCAATGCCTTTGGAAACTACAACAACTACAGGTTGCTTGATGAGCTCTACAGCTCCGACATCAATGGTTACACCGCAAACCTGCGCATCGGACTGCAGCAACCCCTCTGGCGCCGGCCAATGCAATCCCTTTGGGTTGGCTTGAGCGCAGAAGCCAATACCTATGTCGACAAGGTTCAGGAAGTGGAGATCCGCAATAAAGACAGTCAGGTCGGCCGGCTGTCATTGATTGCCCAGAAGCAGGATTCCATCCTGGGCACGGGCCTCAATACCGCCTTCCTGCAATACAGCTTCGGCAATTTAGATCGCTCCGGCAACAGCGATGACTTTCTGCTCGACCAATTCACTGCCGGCACCGATGGTGTGTTCAACAAGGTCTTGCTGGTGTACAGCCGCTATCAGGTGTTCTCCCCCCGTTGGCAAGGCAAGCTGTTCGTTCAGGCCCAGAAGGGCTTCAACAACCTCGATGGTGCCGAGAAAATGTCCCTGGGTTACCCGAACGGCGTTCGCGCCTATCCCCCAGGCGAAGCCCCTGGCGACAGCGGCTTCAGTGGTCAGCTGGAGCTCATCTACAAGGCCACAAGCCAATTGTCTTTCGTGGCCTTCCTCGATGGGGGCTACATCTGGCGCTGGAACGACCCCTTCCCCGGGGCCCTTCAGCCGAATTCCTATGGGCTGGCTGGCACCGGCATCGGCGCCGACCTGGGCACCCCCGGTGAATGGCTGGCCTCGCTCAAGCTTGCCTTCCCCATCGGCAACAACCCCGCATCGCTCAACGACACCGATGCCGACGGATTCAACAAGTCGCTGAGGGTCTGGGGCTCTTTGCGGCTCTGGTTCTGA
- the hemL gene encoding glutamate-1-semialdehyde 2,1-aminomutase has translation MPGGVSSPVRAFKSVGGQPIVFDHVKGAYAWDVDGNRYIDYIGSWGPAICGHAHPKVIGALRNALGKGTSFGAPCALENQLAEMVIDAVPSVEMVRFVNSGTEACMSVLRLMRAFTGREKLIKFEGCYHGHADMFLVKAGSGVATLGLPDSPGVPRSTTASTLTAPYNDLEAVKRLFAENPGEIAGVILEPVVGNAGFITPEPGFLEGLREITTENGALLTFDEVMTGFRIAYGGAQGKFGITPDLTTLGKVIGGGLPVGAYGGRAEIMAMVAPAGPMYQAGTLSGNPLAMTAGIHTLELLKVPGTYERLEAITSRLIAGILAAAGEVGLPICGGSISAMFGFFLCKGPVRNFEAAKAADTVRFGQLHRAMLERGVYLAPSAFEAGFTSLAHSDDDIDATLDAFRSSFAQIA, from the coding sequence ATGCCGGGGGGTGTCAGTTCCCCCGTCCGCGCCTTCAAGTCCGTGGGCGGCCAGCCGATCGTGTTCGATCACGTCAAGGGCGCCTACGCCTGGGACGTGGACGGGAACCGCTACATCGATTACATCGGCAGCTGGGGGCCGGCGATCTGCGGCCATGCCCACCCGAAGGTGATCGGCGCCCTGCGCAACGCCCTCGGCAAAGGCACCAGTTTCGGCGCCCCCTGCGCCCTGGAGAACCAGCTGGCCGAGATGGTGATCGACGCCGTCCCCAGCGTGGAGATGGTGCGCTTCGTGAACTCCGGCACCGAAGCCTGCATGTCGGTCTTGCGGCTGATGCGCGCCTTCACCGGGCGCGAAAAGCTGATCAAGTTCGAGGGCTGCTACCACGGCCACGCCGACATGTTCCTGGTCAAGGCGGGCTCGGGCGTGGCCACCCTCGGCCTGCCCGATTCCCCCGGCGTGCCCCGCAGCACCACCGCTTCCACCCTCACCGCCCCCTACAACGACCTGGAGGCCGTCAAGCGTCTGTTCGCCGAAAACCCAGGCGAAATCGCCGGCGTGATCCTCGAGCCGGTGGTGGGCAATGCCGGCTTCATCACGCCCGAGCCGGGTTTCCTGGAGGGCCTGCGCGAGATCACCACGGAAAACGGCGCCCTGCTCACCTTCGATGAGGTGATGACCGGCTTCCGCATCGCCTACGGCGGCGCCCAGGGCAAGTTCGGCATCACCCCCGACCTCACCACCCTCGGCAAGGTGATCGGCGGCGGCCTGCCCGTGGGGGCCTACGGCGGTCGGGCCGAGATCATGGCGATGGTGGCCCCGGCCGGCCCGATGTACCAGGCGGGCACCTTGAGTGGCAATCCCCTGGCGATGACCGCCGGCATCCACACCCTGGAGCTGCTGAAGGTGCCCGGCACCTACGAACGCCTCGAAGCGATCACCAGCCGGCTGATCGCTGGCATCCTGGCGGCCGCCGGCGAGGTGGGTCTGCCGATCTGCGGCGGTTCGATCAGCGCCATGTTCGGCTTCTTCCTCTGCAAGGGGCCCGTGCGCAACTTCGAAGCGGCCAAGGCCGCCGATACCGTGCGCTTCGGTCAGCTGCACCGCGCCATGCTCGAGCGTGGCGTCTACCTGGCGCCGAGCGCCTTCGAGGCGGGCTTCACCTCCCTGGCCCACAGCGACGACGACATCGACGCCACCCTGGACGCCTTCCGCTCCAGCTTCGCCCAGATCGCGTGA